From the genome of Besnoitia besnoiti strain Bb-Ger1 chromosome Unknown contig00228, whole genome shotgun sequence, one region includes:
- a CDS encoding cytochrome b (encoded by transcript BESB_042600) translates to MLTARREVYVELSHPDNSIPVNRFVTPLHIVPEWYFLAYYAVLKVIPSKTGGLLVFMSSLINLALLSEIRAFNTRMLIRQHFMTRNVVSGWVIIWVYSMIFLIIIGSAIPQATYILYGRLATIVYLTTGLVLCLY, encoded by the exons atgctaacggcgagaagggaagt ctatgtcgaattatcgcacccagataactccataccagtgaaccggtttgtaactccgcttcatatcgtacctgaatggtactttttagcatattatgcggtgttaaaagtaatcccatccaaaaccggtggtttgttagtatttatgtcctctctcattaacttagctcttttatctgaaattcgagcttttaatactcgaatgttgatacgacaacattttatgactcgaaatgtagtcagtggatgggtaattatttgggtatacagtatgatcttcttgattattattggtagtgctattccacaagcgacttatatcttatatggtagattagctactatcgtatatcttactaccggattggttctatgcttatactaa
- a CDS encoding uncharacterized protein (encoded by transcript BESB_042610) yields MITVILKSNTFSCLKQSSGVVVYCNHKELGCLYLITGVIFSILGTIMSLFIRFELYSSGSRIICTETIATYNVIITIHGLAMIFMFLMPALYGGYGNFFVPIYIGGSEVVFPRTNAISYFLVPLGSVLLTQSICSEFGSGLGWTMYPPLSTSLMVLNPEATDWIIGGLAVLGISSILSSINFLGTWVFMGSNAGAKNYILYIWAIIFTALMLVFTLPILTGGLVMILLDLHVNTEFYDSMYSGDSVLYQHLFWFFGHPEVYILILPAFGVVSQTLSMYAARSVFGGQSMILAMGCISILGSLVWAHHMMTVGLEVDTRAYFSAMTIMIAIPTGTKIFNWLGTYMASHTTTRTVDLWAALSFILLFTLGGTTGVVMGNAGMDIALHDTYYIVAHFHFVLSLGAVLATICGFIFYSRDMFGDTVNLFHVNTGASPYLSIWFVVFLGSILLIFIPMHILGFNVMPRRIPDYPDYLCYINTWCSIGSISTIVIILTMLCIKYSGIQRIFEKPTFVYKLYEYHDIHFGSRLLNVSLYGIHGSDSCWPGTCLVTG; encoded by the coding sequence atgattaccgtgatattgaaatccaacacttttagctgtcttaagcagtccagtggggtggtggtgtactgcaatcataaagaacttggttgtctgtatctcataaccggagtcatcttcagtattctaggaactataatgtctttgtttattcgatttgagttatacagttctggatcgcggatcatttgtacagagacgatagctacttataatgtgataataacgatacatggcctagctatgatctttatgttcttaatgcctgctttgtacggaggatatggtaacttctttgtaccaatatatattggtggttcggaagtcgttttcccaagaactaacgcgatctcctattttctagtaccattaggttctgtgttgttaactcaaagtatttgttccgagtttggtagtggtcttggttggacaatgtatcctccactaagtactagcttgatggtgttaaatccagaggcaactgattggattatcggaggtcttgcagtactaggaattagtagtattttaagttctattaacttccttggtacttgggtcttcatgggttctaatgctggtgctaagaactatattctatatatctgggctatcatatttactgcccttatgttagtcttcactctacctattcttactggtggattagttatgatccttcttgatctacacgtaaacactgaattttatgattctatgtattctggtgatagtgtactttatcaacatctattctggttcttcggacatccagaggtatacattctaattttacctgcttttggtgtagtctcgcagacattatctatgtatgctgctagatctgtcttcggtggacaatctatgatcttagctatgggttgtatttctattctaggttccttagtatgggcacatcatatgatgacagtcggtctagaggtagataccagagcttatttctctgctatgactattatgattgcaattcctaccggtactaagattttcaactggttaggtacctatatggctagccatacaactacaagaactgtagatctatgggctgctcttagttttatcctattgtttactctaggtggtactacaggtgtagttatgggtaacgctggtatggatattgccctacatgatacatactatattgtagctcatttccatttcgtattatctcttggtgcagtactagctactatatgtggctttatcttctatagcagagatatgttcggagatactgtaaatctattccatgtaaataccggtgcttctccatatttaagcatctggtttgtagtcttcttaggtagtatcttattaattttcatccctatgcatatacttggtttcaacgttatgccaagaaggataccagattaccctgattatctttgttatattaatacatggtgttcaattggttctatatccacaatagttatcatcttaactatgctctgtattaagtatagtggtatccagcgtatatttgaaaaaccaacatttgtatacaagctgtacgaatatcatgacattcactttggtagtcgccttcttaatgttagtctgtacggaatacacggatcggattcttgttggcctggcacctgtttagtaactggatga